GCCTGGCTGAGATCTGGAGGATTCCCACTAAAAAGACCTTTAATTTCTGGTGGAGGTGttcttttatctttcttttctgTTTGAACGATTTGCTGCTTGAGTGATTTAGACTCATCAGGATTCCTACGTTCCTCATTCTCCTGTTTAAACTTGGATTTCTTGTACAGTTTTGATGCACCGCGATCACGTTTCTCAGTTTCCCGGATGGAGTTTCTTGAGTCACGGTTGAACATTTTCTCAGCCATGTCTGGTTTTTGTGTGATTTCTTTATCTGTGATTTTCAGTTTTTCTGCTTCAGTCAGAAGTTCCCTCGGATCTTCAACTTGATTTTCTTTTAACTGTCTCTGATTCCTGGAATCATGTTTAGTTATTGGGCGGATCTTCTTTATCACCATCCCAAAGACTTTTTTCTGATCTTTTCTCTGGAGttcttgttgttgttgctgaAGGACTTTGTCTTTTCTCTGGagttccttttcttttctctggagttcttgttgttgttgctgaAGGACTTTGTCTTTTCTCTGGAGTTCATGTTCTTTTTTCTGGAGTTCATGTTCAAGTTGCCTAATAACTTCATCTCTCCTCTGGAGTTCATGTTGATGTTGCTGAAGGATTTCATCTTTTCCCTGGAGTTGATGTTTAGGTTGTTTGATCTGTGGAAAGATGAATAGGAAATGACCTGTGtatgaataaatacatatgtctataaatataaattaccAGATGCTGTTTCTTCTAGTACCAGATCATCCTGGGATTAGCTTCGCTAACATAGTGGGACAATCCAGCCACATGCCTACGAACTTGTATGGTGAGGGGTTAGTGTTTATGGAAAGACTTAGTGATTTGATTTGAAATGAGACAATTTTGTAAATGAGGGACAATTGTCACGCCTAATGCCAAAGTGGGGATATGCCTGGTTGAACCTTTATCTTTGAGATAATTTTTTATACAGTAGTTGGCAGCAGAGGCCTGAAAGGGAAGGCGACACTCAAACTGGATTCATTAGTCCAAAGCTATCGTTGAAAGTACCCAACGGTCCAAAGTGACTAATGCCCAAGCTGCTAGTGGTCTGTGGTCCATGATGGCTTGAGCCCATCAGCTGGGTTTAGTGTGGGTGGGGGGTGAGCAGGTAAACGTGGTAACCTGACCCAGGGGCGATTTGGCAATTGGGGATATCTCTCAATAATGTGTAGACCCTATTAGAGACATGGCTCTGAACCAGTCAAACATGACACCAGGCTTTAATAAGTATTACCGCAACGTGAGCTAGCTTGCAAGTGATAATGCCCATAACATAAAGGAGCACTTCCATTGCATCCTTCAGAGGCACATCTGACAATCTCTGGTTTACTTCCAGAGTCATCGTATTTTAATCAAGAATTAGAGACATGCCATGGCTCATATTAAATCCTTATCTATTTGCTCTGCTTGGGCTGAGTGTCTGAACCGACTGGTTCACcaggttaatctttgtctcatcagtcgtTAAAACTCCGTTCCAGTCTTATCTGTGTTTGTCTTGGCTGCTAATAGTGGTTTGCATCTTCTGATAAAGCTTCTGTACTGTTGTTAATGAaatcttctgtgaacagtagatacagtgatatcttcactcctgccctctggaggttgttgctgatgtcactaacagtagttttagggtttttcttcacaaaactcacaatgtttctgtttaatcaactgctgtggttttcctagGTCTACATGttcatctgttatttagtacaccagtgatgaagTTCtttttcaggacattccaaatggtTGTACTGGCGGCCATGGACAATATCTGTGCTCTGATGGTTCTTGAATGGATGGATTGTTTTGCACCCATAGACTCTCATAGCTCTCTGGATTTTACAATGGTTAACATAAATCCACAGTCCTTGTTTTCTCCATGCTATAAATGAGTGTAGTGAGTGAATACTCACTTGAGTATCTGTGGGGTTTGCTGTGGGTCCATGTGGCCTCCTGAACCTGTTTGCATGGGCTGTGTATATAAATAGAAAACTCAAAATGAATATCAGAGTTATGGAATCTTATCTAGAATTCTCTTTCAAGTAAAAACAGAAATTCTGGTAATTAGTCAGTTTGAGACGTGACTTACCCGTCTGTGGAACATTCTGTATTTTTACCTAAAAATGAAATTGTAATCCAGCATTTTGCAAGTGTGAATGAAGAGAGAATTATATAAAGAAACAGTATAAATAGAATAAAAGCAAATACTAGACTTTTTACCCATCTTATGACTTTCTCCAGAGCTTCCTGGTTCCTGTAGCACTGCAGTAATCCTCTGCCCTCATGAAACAGACAGTCCACAGTGAGAGTATTCTCTCTGTTCACACTCCTGCTGCTGTCTGGTACTACTAACTCTGGATCAAATGTGTGATGAAGAACAACCAGAACTGCATCCTTGGATCCTGTCGGAACACAGAGATTCATTGATATTCAATACTTTAGTCTTCAACCCTTAACATAACTATTCAAGCCTGAGTGTTCAGACTGATCAAAGTTTTGTACCTGATAAGATCTGTAGTTTTTTCAGAGCTGCTTCAATGTTGGTTTCAGATCGAGAAACAACAGGACAGAAAACCAGAATAAAATCACACTTCTCCACGTTAGACTCCTCCTTCAGGCCGGGTATTTCCTCTTTCAGCTTTCTTATAAATCCATCATCTGAACCCAGAGTGTTTCCAGATACACAGCGCAGAAACCTCACTTCTCCTACAACAGAAATTACACACAGAATATGCATGTGTTTCTGAATAATTACATGTGGTTGCAttagaaaaattaaaaattagcAAGTGATTACgtaattaaatatgttaaagttAGATGGGTGCTGCACAGCTCCAGGGTTCTGGATTTGTGGGTTTAGTCTTTGCTCTGGTTTCTGTCTGTGAGGAGTTTGGTGTGTTCTCCATGTGATTCTTTGGTGAATTGGTGAATGGAGTGAGTGGATTTGTGAGTGGTACCCTGTGTTCTTACCTCTCCTGCGCCTAGAGTTTCTGCTTATGCTCCGGTACAATCGTGTTCCTGATCAGAACAAAGCAGAAAAGGAGATAAAACTTAATAAATGTATATGTGTTCTATAAACCGTTACTATGATTGGCTAACAGGACAAACAGGTTAAAAAAGAAGTACGTTGCTAAATAAATTaatctatatttaaataatatagtattatttttttatgtgaattgactgaaaaaaatatttaaaaacattctatttggtctcagtcttgactgcGTGTCCCTTTACAAGATTCACCACTACCTGTTGGTTTTCATCAGTTAAATCAGTGAGAAAATGCTGTAGAGTGACATTCCTTCATGTCGAGGTTTCACTTCATCTGATATAAAAGCTGCTGGTTcacatattttaaacaaaaactgGTCATAGAACAAGACTAACAAAGGTCAAAACGTgaaggtaaaaaaattaaaaacatcaaaTTAAGACAAAGGGAGTACAGGAAGAGGTTATTGAGGCACACCTGGCAAGAGTTGACAAGGGGGCAGGGCTTAAACAGGGAACACCTGTGGTCTTGGTAACACAACTATGCAAGCATATGAAGGAGCAACTATATCAGTTTGCTGAAATGATGGGTTGAAAATGTCCATGTTCTCTTTGCTTATAATGAGAAGTGAACCCCTGCCAGCCAGACCATAACCTCAGCACCAGGTGCTCTGGGAAAGTTAGGACTAGTCTAAGGATTTATCTTAACCCTGACTGAACCCAGGTGATCTGAAACATTTACTCTCCCCCAAATTGAAGCTGCTTTCTAGACATGGATG
This genomic interval from Astyanax mexicanus isolate ESR-SI-001 chromosome 1, AstMex3_surface, whole genome shotgun sequence contains the following:
- the LOC125804618 gene encoding golgin subfamily A member 6-like protein 22; the encoded protein is MNLCVPTGSKDAVLVVLHHTFDPELVVPDSSRSVNRENTLTVDCLFHEGRGLLQCYRNQEALEKVIRWVKIQNVPQTAHANRFRRPHGPTANPTDTQIKQPKHQLQGKDEILQQHQHELQRRDEVIRQLEHELQKKEHELQRKDKVLQQQQQELQRKEKELQRKDKVLQQQQQELQRKDQKKVFGMVIKKIRPITKHDSRNQRQLKENQVEDPRELLTEAEKLKITDKEITQKPDMAEKMFNRDSRNSIRETEKRDRGASKLYKKSKFKQENEERRNPDESKSLKQQIVQTEKKDKRTPPPEIKGLFSGNPPDLSQAGASIPTQKHETRRSFKETGAVQKRSLHQFRSMP